The proteins below come from a single Salinilacihabitans rarus genomic window:
- the thsA gene encoding thermosome subunit alpha yields MGGQPLFILSEDSQRTQGRDAQSSNIMAGKAVAEAVRTTLGPRGMDKMLVGSGGDVVITNDGATILDEMDIEHPAAQMIVEVAESQEDEVGDGTTTAAVIAGNLLAEAEDLLEQDVHATTIVEGYHEAARIALEAVEEQVLDVDVDDDLLEQVAASSMTGKGTGGLTPERLAETVVEAIRHVETDDDVERENVAVHTQVGASSSATELVPGIVLDEEPAHDEMPSEVEDADIAVLDVELGVRTGEVDAEYSIDSIDQLNAALDAEEQELRGYAETIADSGVDVLFTTDDVDDRVASFLAKEGILTFEDLGNTDARKIASATGARRVGALDDLAEDDFGHADRIRTERFGDDELAFVEGGAAAEAVTVFVRGGTDHVVDELERAIEDALHVVATALDSGEVVPGAGATEIGIADKVRSEAAGIEGRKQLAVNAFADALDVVPRTLAANTGQDPIDALVDLRADHESGGRAGLVTDGEEVTIGDPVEYGVVDPADVKREAVESATEAATMIVRIDDVIAAE; encoded by the coding sequence ATGGGCGGACAGCCCCTATTCATCCTGAGCGAGGACAGCCAGCGAACGCAGGGCCGCGACGCACAGTCGTCGAACATCATGGCCGGCAAGGCGGTCGCCGAGGCCGTACGCACGACGCTCGGCCCGCGTGGCATGGACAAGATGCTCGTCGGCTCCGGCGGCGACGTCGTCATCACCAACGACGGCGCCACCATCCTCGACGAGATGGACATCGAGCACCCGGCCGCGCAGATGATCGTCGAGGTCGCCGAGTCCCAGGAGGACGAGGTCGGCGACGGCACGACCACCGCGGCCGTGATCGCGGGTAACCTGCTGGCGGAAGCCGAGGACCTCCTCGAACAGGACGTCCACGCGACGACGATCGTCGAGGGCTACCACGAGGCCGCCCGCATCGCGCTGGAGGCCGTCGAGGAGCAGGTACTCGACGTCGACGTCGACGACGACCTCCTCGAACAGGTCGCCGCCTCGAGCATGACCGGCAAGGGCACCGGCGGACTCACCCCCGAGCGGCTGGCCGAGACGGTCGTCGAGGCGATCCGGCACGTCGAGACCGACGACGACGTCGAGCGCGAGAACGTCGCCGTCCACACGCAGGTCGGCGCCTCCTCGTCGGCGACCGAACTCGTCCCGGGCATCGTCCTCGACGAGGAGCCCGCACACGACGAGATGCCGAGCGAGGTCGAGGACGCCGACATCGCCGTCCTCGACGTCGAACTCGGCGTCCGCACCGGCGAGGTCGACGCCGAGTACTCGATCGACTCGATCGACCAGCTCAACGCCGCCCTCGACGCCGAGGAACAGGAACTGCGCGGCTACGCCGAGACGATCGCCGACTCCGGCGTCGACGTCCTCTTTACGACCGACGACGTCGACGACCGCGTCGCCTCCTTCCTCGCCAAGGAGGGCATCCTCACGTTCGAGGACCTCGGCAACACGGACGCCCGCAAGATCGCCTCCGCGACGGGCGCGAGGCGCGTCGGCGCGCTCGACGACCTCGCAGAGGACGACTTCGGCCACGCCGACCGTATCCGCACCGAGCGCTTCGGCGACGACGAACTCGCGTTCGTCGAGGGCGGCGCGGCCGCCGAGGCCGTCACCGTCTTCGTCCGCGGCGGCACCGACCACGTCGTCGACGAACTCGAACGCGCGATCGAGGACGCGCTCCACGTCGTCGCGACCGCGCTCGACTCCGGCGAGGTCGTCCCCGGCGCCGGCGCGACCGAGATCGGCATCGCCGACAAGGTCCGCTCGGAGGCCGCCGGCATCGAGGGCCGCAAGCAACTCGCGGTCAACGCCTTCGCGGACGCGCTCGACGTCGTCCCGCGCACGCTGGCCGCCAACACCGGTCAGGACCCGATCGACGCCCTCGTGGACCTCCGTGCCGACCACGAGTCCGGCGGTCGCGCCGGACTGGTCACCGACGGCGAGGAGGTCACGATCGGCGACCCCGTCGAGTACGGCGTCGTCGACCCCGCGGACGTCAAACGCGAGGCGGTCGAGAGCGCCACCGAGGCCGCGACGATGATCGTCCGCATCGACGACGTCATCGCCGCCGAGTAA
- a CDS encoding HIT family protein, producing the protein MTDCVFCSIVAEDSPAYRLYEDEHSLAFLDIEPATRGHTLVVPKTHYETTTDMPESLAGRVFETVHHVSDALESAYQLDGFALVQENGVTANQDVPVPHAHIHIIPRYGDDDALDLGWSGEHVEETTQQEVAATVRDELASDA; encoded by the coding sequence ATGACAGATTGCGTATTTTGCTCAATCGTCGCTGAGGATTCGCCTGCATATCGACTGTACGAGGACGAGCATTCGCTTGCCTTCCTCGATATTGAACCTGCGACTCGGGGGCATACGCTCGTTGTTCCCAAGACCCACTACGAAACCACAACCGACATGCCGGAATCTCTCGCCGGACGGGTATTCGAAACCGTTCACCACGTTTCAGATGCGCTCGAATCGGCCTACCAACTCGATGGCTTCGCGCTCGTTCAGGAGAACGGCGTCACGGCGAATCAAGACGTACCCGTACCCCATGCCCACATTCACATTATTCCTCGATATGGAGACGATGATGCTCTTGACCTGGGATGGAGTGGCGAACACGTTGAAGAGACGACCCAACAGGAGGTTGCCGCCACGGTTCGGGATGAATTGGCTTCGGATGCGTGA
- a CDS encoding PHP domain-containing protein, which translates to MIDHDYHAHSMYSDGRLLRQMVEAASEAGLSGIGISDHCIISERDAMIEVRNDIGFTFDLTYERRRSAIERLRETYDIEIYDAVEIDYDPRDEDAIDAFLGEANFQYAIGSVHNLENVNVHYESYFAEKPETERAALVDEYFEKVVGLVDSELFEIAAHLDLIERNPALQGFATESHYRQVAEALERSRTITELNAGRILDDYGEYHPSPSFLDILQEYNVSVTVGTDSHTPEALIDRIPHVAGWFEERGIEPTELSV; encoded by the coding sequence GTGATCGATCACGACTATCATGCCCATTCGATGTACTCTGACGGTCGCTTACTCCGTCAGATGGTGGAGGCGGCCAGCGAGGCTGGCCTCTCGGGAATCGGTATCTCGGACCACTGCATCATTTCCGAGCGCGACGCGATGATCGAGGTTCGCAACGACATCGGGTTCACCTTCGATTTGACCTACGAACGACGTCGGTCGGCAATCGAACGGTTGCGCGAGACGTACGATATCGAAATCTACGACGCCGTCGAGATCGACTATGACCCCCGCGACGAGGACGCCATCGACGCCTTTCTCGGCGAGGCGAACTTCCAGTACGCCATCGGGAGCGTCCACAACCTCGAAAACGTCAACGTCCACTACGAGTCCTACTTCGCCGAAAAACCCGAAACAGAACGCGCCGCACTGGTCGATGAGTACTTCGAGAAAGTCGTCGGATTGGTCGATTCCGAGTTGTTCGAGATCGCGGCCCATCTCGACCTTATCGAGCGCAACCCCGCACTCCAAGGGTTCGCAACCGAGTCGCACTACCGGCAGGTCGCCGAGGCCCTCGAACGGTCGCGGACGATCACCGAACTGAACGCCGGGCGAATCCTCGACGACTACGGGGAGTACCACCCATCCCCATCGTTTCTGGACATCCTCCAAGAGTACAACGTCTCCGTTACCGTTGGAACCGATTCGCACACGCCGGAGGCACTCATCGACCGCATTCCCCATGTTGCCGGTTGGTTCGAGGAGAGGGGAATCGAACCCACCGAACTTTCAGTATAA